In Hemitrygon akajei chromosome 9, sHemAka1.3, whole genome shotgun sequence, the following are encoded in one genomic region:
- the fabp7b gene encoding fatty acid binding protein 7, brain, b: MVDAFVGTWKLTESENFDSYMKAVGVSFATRQVGNVTKPTIVISKEGDTVTLKTLSTFKNTEISFKLGEEFDETTADDRNCKTTIQLEGEKLVHVQKWDGKETSFVREIKDGKMIMTLTYGDVVAVRTYEKA; this comes from the exons ATGGTCGATGCTTTCGTCGGAACTTGGAAGCTCACTGAAAGCGAGAATTTCGATTCGTATATGAAAGCTGTGG GTGTGAGTTTCGCCACCAGACAGGTCGGGAATGTCACGAAACCGACGATTGTCATCAGCAAAGAGGGGGATACGGTGACGCTGAAGACCCTGAGCACCTTTAAGAACACCGAAATCAGTTTCAAACTGGGAGAGGAGTTCGACGAAACCACAGCAGATGACCGAAATTGCAAA ACGACGATACAGTTGGAGGGTGAGAAACTTGTCCATGTTCAGAAATGGGATGGAAAGGAAACTAGTTTTGTCAGAGAGATTAAAGATGGGAAAATGATTATG ACCCTAACATACGGCGATGTCGTTGCGGTTCGTACCTACGAGAAGGCATAA